In Xylanibacillus composti, a genomic segment contains:
- a CDS encoding GNAT family N-acetyltransferase, translating into MMQLASQAQGSQDQLAVMIATSQDDIEEALRLRYRVFVEEEKKLQLMNDSGLEQDRYDEFCDHLIVKHLGSGQVVGTYRLLPGDRAMQHGGFYSESEFDLNGFAEQKPMTMELGRSCVDPAYRSGKVIQMLWEGIAACLASSHHKYLIGCASVRLKSLDELNLIYTMLRRRSIITDRFGIRPLATHRISGLREVETELSDKELFRRLPPLMKGYQWLGAEIGGDPAYDDIFETIDFLIVLEKERVTRRYQKHFFHR; encoded by the coding sequence ATGATGCAACTTGCCAGTCAAGCACAGGGCAGCCAGGATCAGTTGGCTGTCATGATCGCAACGAGTCAGGACGATATTGAGGAAGCGCTGCGATTGCGCTATCGGGTTTTTGTAGAGGAGGAAAAGAAGCTGCAGCTGATGAACGACTCCGGATTGGAGCAGGATCGTTACGACGAGTTTTGCGATCATCTGATCGTCAAGCATCTGGGCTCTGGACAGGTCGTCGGTACGTATCGGCTGCTCCCGGGCGACCGGGCTATGCAGCATGGCGGCTTTTATTCGGAGAGCGAATTCGATTTGAACGGTTTCGCGGAGCAGAAACCTATGACGATGGAATTGGGCAGAAGCTGTGTCGATCCGGCCTATCGCAGCGGAAAGGTGATCCAGATGCTGTGGGAAGGAATCGCGGCCTGCCTTGCATCAAGCCACCACAAGTACTTGATCGGCTGTGCCAGCGTGCGTCTGAAAAGTCTGGATGAGCTGAATTTGATCTATACGATGCTGCGCAGAAGGAGCATCATCACCGACCGCTTCGGAATCCGCCCTCTGGCTACGCATCGGATTTCCGGCCTGCGGGAGGTCGAAACGGAGCTGAGCGACAAAGAATTGTTCCGCAGGCTTCCTCCGCTTATGAAAGGCTACCAATGGCTTGGGGCAGAGATTGGCGGGGACCCCGCGTATGACGATATTTTTGAAACGATTGATTTTTTGATCGTCTTGGAGAAGGAGCGCGTGACGCGCCGGTACCAAAAGCATTTTTTTCATAGATAG
- a CDS encoding nucleotidyltransferase, translated as MLPQDKLIHLIKEQCEKDRRISACMMYGSFTKGEGDQYSDVEFYLFLNDDEARDFKSSEWVKDIASYDLLFFNEYGTEVVVFSNLVRGEFHFLPESEMDMIKSFKDTGVFPDTDSMFIYDTTGRLKALLDALKGDGPERMTSHHVNFAFNNFVNAWLMGVNVLKRGEHARSLECLSHVQKYILQLMRIREKNTERWLNATKNLEHDLSENAYHAYVAITSRLDAAELYHAYSNALRAVEELIHVLGDQYPFDIDLVFTHKLRSHLNDLFSA; from the coding sequence ATGCTACCCCAAGACAAGTTGATTCATTTAATTAAAGAGCAATGTGAGAAGGATCGCCGCATTTCGGCATGCATGATGTATGGCTCTTTCACAAAAGGCGAAGGAGACCAATATTCGGATGTGGAGTTTTATCTGTTTCTCAACGATGATGAGGCCCGTGACTTTAAGTCTTCGGAATGGGTGAAGGATATTGCGTCTTACGATTTGCTTTTCTTCAACGAATATGGAACCGAGGTTGTGGTGTTCAGCAATTTAGTCAGAGGCGAATTCCACTTTCTTCCGGAGTCTGAAATGGACATGATAAAGTCGTTCAAAGACACCGGGGTTTTCCCCGACACAGATTCCATGTTCATCTATGATACAACGGGTCGGTTGAAGGCATTATTGGATGCTCTAAAAGGCGACGGACCCGAAAGAATGACAAGCCATCATGTCAATTTTGCTTTTAACAACTTTGTAAATGCGTGGCTGATGGGTGTGAACGTTTTGAAAAGAGGGGAGCATGCCCGTTCGTTAGAATGCCTCTCCCATGTGCAGAAATATATACTCCAGCTGATGAGAATTCGGGAAAAAAATACAGAACGTTGGCTGAACGCTACGAAGAACTTGGAACATGATCTCTCAGAAAATGCTTATCATGCGTATGTCGCTATTACATCGCGATTAGATGCAGCAGAATTATATCATGCATACTCCAACGCCCTGCGTGCAGTCGAGGAGTTAATCCATGTGCTTGGAGATCAGTATCCATTTGATATTGATCTGGTCTTTACGCATAAACTGCGTTCCCATTTGAACGATTTATTTAGCGCCTAA
- a CDS encoding SDR family NAD(P)-dependent oxidoreductase, producing the protein MQIDLTGKVALVTGASGELGRTMSRTLAQCGADIAIHYKGNEAKAKSLQAELEALGRRAVAVQADVTKLDEVLRMKEHIAEQLGTVDIVVANAVIQYAWTTILEQPAEDYTSQFESCVLQSVHLTKAFVPGMVAKKGGRVIGINTECVMQNLPTQSAYVAGKRGMDGIYRILAKEVGEHQITVNQVAPGWTISDRDRENNTEQNEAYSQSVPLKRRGTDQEIANVVAFLASDLSSFITGAYIPVSGGNVMPSI; encoded by the coding sequence ATGCAAATCGATTTGACAGGCAAGGTGGCGCTGGTAACCGGAGCATCAGGAGAGCTGGGGAGGACCATGTCGCGTACGCTTGCCCAATGCGGCGCGGATATAGCGATCCATTACAAAGGGAACGAGGCCAAGGCGAAGTCATTGCAAGCGGAGTTGGAAGCATTGGGCCGGAGAGCGGTTGCGGTGCAGGCGGATGTGACCAAGCTGGACGAAGTGCTCCGCATGAAGGAGCACATTGCGGAACAGCTGGGAACAGTAGATATCGTAGTTGCCAATGCCGTCATCCAATATGCATGGACCACGATATTGGAACAGCCGGCGGAGGACTACACGAGCCAGTTCGAATCATGCGTCTTGCAAAGCGTGCATTTGACCAAGGCGTTCGTTCCCGGCATGGTGGCGAAGAAGGGCGGTCGCGTGATCGGCATCAACACGGAATGCGTGATGCAGAATTTGCCTACGCAGTCTGCTTATGTAGCGGGCAAGCGGGGGATGGACGGCATCTATCGGATCTTGGCCAAGGAAGTAGGCGAGCATCAAATTACGGTGAATCAGGTCGCGCCGGGCTGGACGATCAGCGACCGGGACCGCGAGAACAACACGGAGCAGAACGAAGCTTATTCCCAGAGCGTACCGTTGAAGCGCAGGGGGACAGACCAGGAAATTGCGAATGTGGTCGCCTTCCTGGCATCGGATCTGTCGAGCTTTATTACAGGCGCGTACATTCCGGTAAGCGGCGGTAATGTGATGCCTTCGATTTAA
- a CDS encoding RraA family protein codes for MTTINKKEIMDIYKQLRVADVRDGMDWMMMHNYGSVSPDIVPLFRTRFCGFARTVRYVPTNRPIPKMTPDEYTEFVGHWYNSIATYGWQNDIEEDDVIMMDASNTNVGIIGSHNSLDWKSRGARGIVTNGGCRDTDEVILTEVPVYSRYRSQTMVQGRIEFQAANIPVDIGGVLVRPGDVVVADYDGVIVVPIEKAMDVAKYAMKELQQDKINRREVYEKMGMELDDTVQ; via the coding sequence ATGACAACAATCAACAAGAAAGAGATCATGGACATTTACAAACAGCTTCGCGTGGCAGACGTGAGGGACGGCATGGATTGGATGATGATGCACAACTATGGTAGTGTGAGCCCGGATATCGTTCCGCTATTCCGCACCCGTTTTTGCGGATTTGCGCGCACGGTTCGGTATGTGCCGACGAATCGGCCGATTCCGAAGATGACACCGGACGAGTACACAGAGTTTGTCGGCCACTGGTACAACAGCATTGCCACTTACGGCTGGCAGAACGATATTGAAGAAGATGATGTCATCATGATGGATGCAAGCAACACCAATGTCGGCATTATCGGCTCGCACAACAGCCTGGACTGGAAGAGCCGGGGCGCCCGCGGTATCGTCACGAACGGCGGCTGCCGCGATACAGACGAAGTCATCCTGACGGAAGTGCCCGTATACAGCCGCTATCGCTCCCAAACGATGGTGCAGGGGCGCATTGAATTCCAAGCTGCCAACATCCCTGTAGATATTGGCGGTGTTCTGGTTCGTCCCGGAGATGTGGTCGTGGCCGATTACGACGGCGTCATCGTCGTGCCGATCGAAAAGGCAATGGATGTGGCGAAATACGCCATGAAGGAGCTGCAGCAGGATAAGATCAATCGTCGTGAAGTCTATGAAAAAATGGGCATGGAGCTCGATGATACGGTACAATAA